In Woeseia oceani, one DNA window encodes the following:
- a CDS encoding DUF1028 domain-containing protein, with protein MNKSVCLALVAILALSSTPLALADSNTLRPVHTYSIVARDAATGELGVAVQSHWFSVGSIVSWAQPGVGAVATQSFVDPNYGPLGLQLMSAGKSAEQALMALLAADGNADVRQVGMVDANGVVATHTGEKAIDAHCDAAGDGYTVQANLMWKPTVCAAMQRAYLASQGDLAERMLAALEAAQADGGDIRGQQSAALLVVSGDASQPAWGGRLFDLRIEDHPEPLVELRRLLVMARAYRLMNEGDEYMANGDSERATVAYRAASALVPDSHEMIFWHAATLAADGKVDESLPLFSEAFAMWPLWRELVQRLPASDLLPDDPALMQRILAVD; from the coding sequence ATGAACAAATCCGTTTGTCTTGCACTCGTTGCGATACTGGCGCTGAGCAGCACGCCGCTCGCCCTGGCCGACAGCAATACACTGCGGCCGGTGCATACCTACTCCATTGTTGCGCGCGATGCCGCGACCGGGGAACTCGGCGTGGCCGTGCAGTCGCACTGGTTTTCCGTCGGCTCCATTGTGTCCTGGGCACAGCCGGGCGTCGGTGCCGTAGCGACCCAGTCTTTCGTCGATCCGAATTACGGGCCGCTGGGCTTGCAGCTGATGAGCGCCGGAAAATCGGCAGAACAGGCGCTGATGGCATTGCTCGCAGCGGATGGCAACGCCGACGTTCGTCAGGTCGGCATGGTCGATGCCAACGGCGTGGTGGCGACCCACACCGGTGAGAAGGCCATTGATGCGCATTGCGATGCCGCCGGCGACGGCTACACCGTGCAGGCCAACCTGATGTGGAAACCGACGGTATGTGCGGCGATGCAGCGGGCCTATCTCGCATCGCAAGGCGATCTTGCCGAGCGCATGCTGGCGGCGCTGGAAGCGGCTCAGGCTGACGGCGGTGATATTCGCGGCCAGCAATCGGCTGCACTGCTGGTGGTCAGTGGTGATGCCTCGCAACCTGCCTGGGGTGGCCGGCTGTTCGACTTGCGCATAGAAGATCACCCCGAACCGCTGGTCGAGCTGCGCCGCCTGCTGGTGATGGCACGCGCCTACCGGTTGATGAACGAAGGCGATGAGTACATGGCCAACGGTGACAGTGAGCGGGCGACGGTGGCCTACCGCGCGGCGTCAGCGCTGGTGCCGGACAGTCACGAGATGATTTTCTGGCACGCCGCGACGCTGGCCGCTGACGGCAAAGTGGACGAATCCTTGCCCTTGTTCAGCGAAGCCTTCGCCATGTGGCCGCTGTGGCGCGAACTGGTGCAACGCTTGCCGGCGTCGGACTTGCTGCCCGATGATCCGGCCTTGATGCAGCGCATACTGGCCGTCGACTAG
- a CDS encoding DUF937 domain-containing protein translates to MDLLKLLSSAGGDAGVEKLAGQLGLSSTADAQKLIAALGPALQGGMQKQAASAGGLASLQKALANGGHERYLKNPELLEKEETREDGNRILGHLFGSKDVSRNVAASAAEQTGFDTGLIKKALPLIAGLAMGAMGRATEEKSGNGAGGLAALTSLLGGDDKGNPLGDVIGLARKFF, encoded by the coding sequence ATGGACTTATTGAAATTATTGTCGAGTGCCGGCGGTGACGCTGGTGTCGAGAAGCTGGCCGGGCAACTGGGCCTTTCCTCGACAGCCGATGCCCAGAAACTGATTGCGGCGCTGGGACCTGCGTTGCAGGGCGGCATGCAAAAGCAAGCCGCGTCCGCGGGTGGCCTGGCCAGTCTGCAGAAAGCGCTTGCCAATGGCGGCCACGAACGTTACCTGAAAAACCCCGAGCTGCTCGAAAAAGAAGAGACCCGCGAGGATGGTAATCGCATACTTGGCCACTTGTTCGGCAGCAAGGATGTCAGTCGCAACGTGGCGGCAAGCGCGGCGGAACAAACCGGCTTCGATACCGGTCTCATCAAGAAGGCATTGCCGCTGATCGCCGGCCTCGCCATGGGCGCGATGGGGCGGGCAACAGAAGAAAAGTCCGGCAACGGCGCAGGCGGGCTGGCCGCGTTGACGAGTCTTCTGGGTGGCGATGACAAAGGCAACCCTTTGGGTGACGTAATCGGACTTGCTCGCAAGTTCTTCTGA
- the lysM gene encoding peptidoglycan-binding protein LysM, protein MGLFDFAKDVGRQLFDTDAEAADNIKQHLEVKMTGIKNITVDFDDGVATVCGDCDNQKTREMAILIAGNVKGVEKVIADGLTAPAPKPEEPESKDEIYEIKSGDTLGKIAKQFYGSAGKYMRIFEANRDVIENPDRIYPGQKIRIPLD, encoded by the coding sequence ATGGGCTTGTTCGATTTCGCGAAAGATGTTGGCCGCCAGCTGTTCGATACGGACGCAGAGGCTGCCGACAACATCAAACAACACCTCGAAGTCAAAATGACCGGTATCAAAAATATAACGGTCGATTTCGACGATGGTGTGGCTACCGTGTGTGGCGATTGTGACAATCAGAAAACCCGAGAAATGGCGATTCTGATAGCCGGCAATGTCAAAGGCGTCGAAAAGGTCATCGCTGACGGGTTGACTGCGCCCGCGCCGAAACCGGAAGAGCCGGAATCAAAAGACGAGATTTACGAAATCAAGAGCGGTGACACGCTGGGCAAAATTGCCAAACAGTTTTACGGCAGCGCCGGAAAATACATGCGTATCTTCGAGGCAAACCGCGATGTAATTGAAAACCCGGACCGGATCTACCCCGGTCAGAAAATTCGCATTCCGTTGGACTGA
- a CDS encoding 5-formyltetrahydrofolate cyclo-ligase, producing MNEPEKEYASPPCSLQDWQTGEHTSVAADIASWRDNERKRLLAQRRAMDSAARLSHDQSIMAHLDQYLLALIGSGEQPLIAVYWPIRGEPDLRRWYSQAAGRGWRLALPAVVRRDAALSFRSWCPGDELRPDLLNIPAPAACDEVEPAVIITPFVGYDRGGYRLGNGGGYYDRSLPAMARMPQLIAVGDHFGALRSIYPQPHDIPMNAVVTEQGVEEFASRT from the coding sequence ATGAATGAGCCAGAAAAGGAATACGCCTCGCCACCCTGTTCCTTGCAGGATTGGCAGACCGGTGAGCACACGTCCGTTGCGGCCGATATAGCGAGTTGGCGTGACAATGAGCGGAAACGCTTGCTGGCACAGCGCCGTGCTATGGATTCCGCCGCGCGGCTGAGCCACGATCAATCGATCATGGCGCATCTGGATCAATACCTGCTGGCGCTGATCGGCAGCGGCGAGCAGCCGCTCATTGCTGTCTATTGGCCGATTCGGGGGGAACCTGACCTGCGACGCTGGTATTCGCAGGCGGCCGGGCGGGGCTGGCGGCTGGCTTTGCCGGCAGTAGTCAGGCGCGATGCGGCGCTCAGCTTCCGTAGCTGGTGCCCTGGTGACGAACTGCGGCCGGATTTGCTGAATATTCCGGCGCCGGCCGCCTGCGACGAAGTGGAACCGGCCGTAATAATCACGCCGTTTGTCGGCTATGACCGCGGCGGTTACCGACTGGGCAATGGCGGCGGCTATTACGACCGCAGTTTGCCGGCCATGGCTCGCATGCCGCAGCTGATCGCCGTTGGCGATCATTTTGGCGCCTTACGCAGCATTTACCCGCAGCCGCACGATATACCCATGAATGCCGTCGTTACCGAGCAGGGTGTGGAGGAATTTGCCAGCCGTACCTAG
- a CDS encoding dodecin family protein, which produces MSVARVTELTSSSKMSFEDAIENGIKRASETLENIEGAWVQDMKVTCKNGKIDEYRVNLKVTFVLR; this is translated from the coding sequence ATGTCAGTAGCACGCGTCACGGAGCTTACTTCGTCGTCAAAAATGAGTTTTGAAGATGCCATAGAGAACGGCATCAAACGCGCCAGCGAGACGCTGGAAAATATCGAAGGTGCCTGGGTTCAGGACATGAAGGTCACCTGCAAGAACGGCAAGATTGATGAGTACCGCGTCAACCTGAAGGTAACGTTCGTCCTGCGTTAA